The genomic region CACATAAATCCTTGTACCGACACTCCACCTGCTTTTTACTCCCAGGCACTTAAGGACCTCGTCGATAGCCCTTCCAAACCCTTGCGTTTCATAGACCATGCCACCGTTTTACGGTCGACGCGCATGCCAGCAGCATGCAGGTCAGCGGTGATTCTCGGAGCACCATAGGTACCACGCGAGCGGCCGTGGAACCACTGGACCTGCCGATTGAGGTCGCGTTGGCGTGCACAGCGCCGACTAAAGGTGTGCCGGCGTTTTATCCAGGCGCAAACCCCAGACCGAGAAACCTCCAGCAGCCGTACCATCATGGTGACCGAGTTGTTCGCCTTCTCCTTGACCATTAGCTCATACCGTTCCGGTGCTGTTGCTTCGCGATGAAGAAGGCGCTGACTTTCCCCAAAATTCGTTTTCTGCCTACAAATCAGCCACTTGGCGGCGAAGTCGACGGATCTCTGTGGCCATTTCGTGGGGGTGATGGTTGGCCGTTGTCGGATGCGGTGCGCCAGGCACGTTATTTTTTAACCCAGGTACCGACCAATTGCGCGCTGAATTCGAGTTGTTTATCGACTGCTCGGATCGTTTGCCGGTGTCGAGGACCAAGCACGCAGCTCCGCGGCAATACTCCTCGGTGTATCGGCGTCGTTGTCCCATGCAAACATACTCCCGCAAAGCATGGTGGCCCCGCTAGTCCGGTGTCGACAACAAAAAGGGAAACCCCAGTTGAATACCTGGTCTCTGCTTGGAAACAGGCGATAATAAACAAGTTGGTAACGTTCACACCTTGCAAAACCAGTCATGTGCTTTGACGTGAAGCTATTGTGAACTTCACGAAGTGTTTTCTGCCGGGACCTTCGTATCCCTCAATTCGTTCCTTCAACATCGCCAATGCAGTTTTGGCGATCTCGACTTTGTCTGGTGCTACGCTACTTAAACTGGGAGTCGAGTAACGCGCTAGTTGCGTATTGTCCCACCCCAGTATTGCGATGTCTTCGGGAACGCGTAGATTCATATCACGAATTGCGCGCAATGCACCTATAG from Gleimia hominis harbors:
- a CDS encoding IS3 family transposase, whose translation is MVKEKANNSVTMMVRLLEVSRSGVCAWIKRRHTFSRRCARQRDLNRQVQWFHGRSRGTYGAPRITADLHAAGMRVDRKTVAWSMKRKGLEGLSTRSLSAWE